In Bacteroidales bacterium, the genomic window AAATTGCTTCACATTAGCCCGTTGCAGATTGCCCTGCTGAACACCCAATTCTTTAAGAATATTGTCGACTAATTGTGCATCGGTTTTTTCTTTCGACAATTCTTCCAGCAATTTCGACTTGGCAGATTTTATTGAATCTACAATCGGCCCACTTTGAACCTTATATTCACTATTGATATCTTTCACTTTCTTATCCTGATCTGCAGAGAGCGACAATTCCTTAGTCAAGGTTACTCCCGGCTTATTATCGGTTACTTTAACGGGGTGTTGGTGGTATTCCTTGCAAAAAGGAAAAATGAAAGCAGGGCTGTGATATTGATAATGGCAAGAAAAATCAAAGCCCAAAGTATAAATCGATTAGTACCGATGGTTTTCATAATTCATTGGATTAGTCAAAATTTATCACATCTTCATGTACAACATCGGAAACATTGAGTTCATTTCGCATTTCCTGCAAGTTGTTATCGAACTGATTACTTGTATCCGAAAGCTTCTGCCCCTGGTAACCGATGGTGATGCCTGCCAATACTGCAGTAATTACACCCAGGCTAATAATTGCAGGTTTCCAAATGAGGGTTGAACGTGGAGCTTTCGCTCCCCCCCTTTGACTGATTATTGAAAGCATGCGTGTTTCAGCGTAAGGAGGGACTTCAATTTCACGCTCCTTTTCAATTAAAAGGTTAAAGGCGAGGAATTCCCTGTACATAAAATCACATTCTTTACACTCTTTGCTATGGGCAAGCATATCCTCCCCTGGTGAATCGGAATCAAATAGTGTATGAAGGTTATCCCTGAATTGTTCGCATTTCATTTTACTGTTTTTTTGGATGAATACTCCTGAAAGTAACCTATTAATTCTTTCTGAAGATTTTGCTTTGCCCTTTGCAAAT contains:
- a CDS encoding periplasmic heavy metal sensor; the encoded protein is MTKELSLSADQDKKVKDINSEYKVQSGPIVDSIKSAKSKLLEELSKEKTDAQLVDNILKELGVQQGNLQRANVKQFLELKQVCTPEQTLRLSEIYAELYGCNFMGNGEGKGMKHRHRYGKQRGANN